In the genome of bacterium, the window TGCTGCGCTTCCCATGTGTCACCACCATCAGTTGAGCGTTTATAATGGATTATGGGCTTAAAAGCGTCCCAATACGAAAATTCAGTATAAACTACATGTAGCCGTCCTAATCTATCAGTCGCTATGCAAGACCCTTCTTGCCAGTATGATGAATTTGTAGTCAGCGGTTTATCAGCTTCCCATGTCTCACCGTTATCTTTTGACCGCTTGTAATAAACCTCTGTACACCACTGTGGGTCACGCTGGTCATACCAGACTACATGAACACAGCCCCTGTTATCAGTAGCTATTGCCCATTGAGTCGGAAAACTAAAATAAGATTCAGAGGTATCTTTTGTAAGCCTCGTATCAGGACCCCATATTTGTGCAATAAGATTACCACTTATAAAGATGACACTTATTGCAAATAAAATAAATTTATTCATCTCCCCTCCTTCAATATCACTTAACTACAATTATTTTTTCAGTTTTATCATATTCTGTCCGAAGGCTCCTATGGATAGGATTGCCAACTAATAGTTTCAAGAAATAGACACCCGAATTTACATATACGCCGGCTGCATCAGTTGTATTCCATAATGTGTGATATGAGCCAGCAGATAATAAACCATCAAATAATGTATAAATGAGTCTACCAGAAGCATCGTATACTTTAAGGCTCACTTTATCAGCTGTCTTTATAGAATACATTATTTTAAACTCTCCTGTCCCCACGCTCGGAATTACACTAAGCTCATTAGCATATATAGCAGGACTAATCTCATCTACTCCATATATGTCAGGAGTATACTCCTCATTAGTGCCAAGATAAGCAGTATCATTTACACCACCTATAACATGTATCTTTAATGGACCACCTGGTAGCCGTGGTGCTGTTACACAGTCAGTACTCCGCTTAGTTGGCATCGGTGTCTTTGTAGCCCAAGTGTTAGTTTCAGGATTGTATTCCTCGTTTATATCAAGATACCGAATCTCTCCATTCTCATCCATATACGAGCCCCCAATAGCATATACCCTGTTATTTACTGCAGCTACTGCTACACCTCTACGTTTTTTTGTCATAGGTGCCTTTGTAGTCCATGTGCTTGTAGATGGGTCGTATTCTTCGTTTGTAGTAAGAGTTACACTTGCCTCTCTGCCACCGCCAATTACATACATCTTATCATTAACTACAGCTGCGCCCATATATGCACGACGGGTTGGCATAGGCACTTTTCTGGCCCAAGTATCAGTTAATGGGTCATACTCTTCGTTAATGTTAAGATACGAAATCTCAACCTCGGGGTCCCAATAAACTCCACCCACTACATATATCTTATCATTTATTGCAGCAGCCGTCGGAGAGAATCTTGGAGTCAGCATCAGTGACTTACTTGTCCATGTGTCAGTTATTGGGTCGTATTCATTATTATACTTGGAAGTAAAGAACTCAGGATTATCTCCAATGACATATATCTTAGAGTTAACTACAGCAGCCCTGGCATAATTAATTGGGCTTATTGTAGACGATTTTGTATTCCATCTGTCAGTTTCTGTGTCATACTCTTCATTCGCAGTAGTCCCATATCCACCAATAGCATAGATTTTAGTGCCAAATGTTACCACTGCTAAGTTAGATCTTGGTGTTGACATAGGAGTCCATGTAATCCATTCGTCAGTTTCTGTATTATACTCCTCGTTAGTTGCAAGGTAGTTATCGGAATCCCAGCCCCCGATAGCGTATATCTTAGAACCCACAGCAGATGCCCCTAAATTCATGCGGGGTGTCGGCATAGGTGACTTAGTACTCCAGCCGGTGCCATCCCATACTTCGTTAGTACCAACAGGATGATGTGTAGCATCCCTCCCTCCAATGACATATATCTTATCACCAACAACAGCAGCTGCCATACCAAAGCGTGGTGTTAGCATAGGTGTCTTTGTTATCCAAGTATTAGTTACTGGGTTATACTCTTCATTAGCCGACTGGACACCACCAGCAGTATGATTCCAGCCCCCAATAGCGTATATCC includes:
- a CDS encoding FlgD immunoglobulin-like domain containing protein → MKMSLFAILIFVVLLHGIVFADSWLTGPPMPTARCDAAIATVNNKIYVLGGFAWDELTVVEEYDPAYGTWVTKASMPYPTCGVGVSVVGSKIYIMGGTCPARGSVNDEYDPSTDSWIEKNPMPTRHVACAVAEVGSKIYAIGGYLNPNYYNINEEYDPATNSWTIKAPMPTAREYLVAGVINGRIYAIGGWNHTAGGVQSANEEYNPVTNTWITKTPMLTPRFGMAAAVVGDKIYVIGGRDATHHPVGTNEVWDGTGWSTKSPMPTPRMNLGASAVGSKIYAIGGWDSDNYLATNEEYNTETDEWITWTPMSTPRSNLAVVTFGTKIYAIGGYGTTANEEYDTETDRWNTKSSTISPINYARAAVVNSKIYVIGDNPEFFTSKYNNEYDPITDTWTSKSLMLTPRFSPTAAAINDKIYVVGGVYWDPEVEISYLNINEEYDPLTDTWARKVPMPTRRAYMGAAVVNDKMYVIGGGREASVTLTTNEEYDPSTSTWTTKAPMTKKRRGVAVAAVNNRVYAIGGSYMDENGEIRYLDINEEYNPETNTWATKTPMPTKRSTDCVTAPRLPGGPLKIHVIGGVNDTAYLGTNEEYTPDIYGVDEISPAIYANELSVIPSVGTGEFKIMYSIKTADKVSLKVYDASGRLIYTLFDGLLSAGSYHTLWNTTDAAGVYVNSGVYFLKLLVGNPIHRSLRTEYDKTEKIIVVK